The Candidatus Binatota bacterium genome segment GGCCAGGCGTTTCCCAACGATTTTCGTCGCGACGCCCTCTGCGGGCCCCTGCGCGAAGAGTACGCGGGCTGGGAAGCCCAAAAACTTGAAAGTGACAGTACTTCTTTCAAGCTGTCGGGCCGGGTCACGGCCATCCGCAGCTTTGGTAAGACCGTGTTTCTCAACCTGCGCGACGGCTCGGGAGACCTGCAGCTGTTCTGTCGCAGCGCCGATCTCGGTGCCGAGCAGGCGGCGCTGGTCAAGGAACTCGACATCGGCGACATAGTCGGGACGGAAGGCAGCTTGTTTTTCACGCGCACCGGCGAGCTCACCCTGCGCGCGGCGCAACTGCGCTTGCTGGTCAAGTCGCTCAGACCGCTGCCCGAAAAATGGCACGGACTCACCGATGTCGAGCAGCGCTATCGCCGCCGTTATGTCGACCTCATCGTCAATCCCGATGCGCGCGAAGTGTTCAAGCTCAGGGCTGCCGTGGTCGGGCGCGTGCGCGCGTTTCTCCAGGAACGTGATTTCATGGAGGTTGAAACTCCGATGATGCAGTCGGTGGCCGGGGGCGCGGCGGCGCGGCCCTTCGTGACCCACCACAACACCTTCGACATCGACCTCTACCTGCGCGTAGCGCCCGAGCTCTTTCTCAAGCGCCTCGTGGTGGGCGGCTTCGAGCGGGTCTTCGAGCTCAACCGCAACTTTCGTAACGAGGGTATCTCGACCCAGCATAACCCCGAGTTTACGATGCTGGAGTTCTACCAGGCTTACGCCGACTACGAGGAACTCATGGACCTGACCGAGGAGTTGCTGCGCGACCTGGCCGTCACGGTGCGCGGCAGCGCGGCCTTCAACTGCGGGGATCTCGAGCTTGATTTTTCTAAGCCCTTTCGGCGCGTGGCGATGACCAGTGCGGTGGCCGAGGCTACCGGCATCAGCGAAGAACAGGCGGCCGACGAGGGAGAGC includes the following:
- the lysS gene encoding lysine--tRNA ligase codes for the protein MSSTSDKAGSQTDEQQVAVRRTKLHALRENGQAFPNDFRRDALCGPLREEYAGWEAQKLESDSTSFKLSGRVTAIRSFGKTVFLNLRDGSGDLQLFCRSADLGAEQAALVKELDIGDIVGTEGSLFFTRTGELTLRAAQLRLLVKSLRPLPEKWHGLTDVEQRYRRRYVDLIVNPDAREVFKLRAAVVGRVRAFLQERDFMEVETPMMQSVAGGAAARPFVTHHNTFDIDLYLRVAPELFLKRLVVGGFERVFELNRNFRNEGISTQHNPEFTMLEFYQAYADYEELMDLTEELLRDLAVTVRGSAAFNCGDLELDFSKPFRRVAMTSAVAEATGISEEQAADEGELQALADKLGLDKQGRKPGLGLLADIFEEVVEHTLQQPVFVTRFPLEVSPLSRKSDDDPRFVDRFELFIGGREIANGFSELNDSEDQMERFQQQARLREAGDEEAQQVDEDYVRALEHGLPPTAGEGIGIDRLVMVLAGVESIRDVILFPQLKPGGRVESSSR